Genomic window (Candidatus Krumholzibacteriota bacterium):
AGGTTCGCCAGCTGCGCGTTCGCCTCGAAATCCGCCGCGCAGAGCGAGGCGAAGGAATGGAGGTCGAAATGCGGCTCGTCCCCGACGTTCGAGATCATCTGGCCGGTCTTGTCGAGGAGCAGGATGCTCCGCGCGTTCGAATTCTTGAGCAGTTCCTGGAGGGTCGTATTGATCGCCCAGTAATCCTCTTCGAAGACTTTCCAGTTCGTCCTGACCATCGCTTCCGTCCCTCCCGGGATGGGCTAGATCCGTTCCCGCCCTTCAAGGGCCTTGGTGATCGTGCCCGTGTCAACGAACTCGAGCGAGGAGCCCAGTGGAAGGCCGCGCGCCGGCCGGGTGACCGTCACGCCCGTCCCGTCGAGCATGCGCGATATGTACAGCGATGTCGTGTCTCCCTCGACGTTCGGATTCGTCGCCACGATGACTTCACTGATCCCTTCGTCCCGCACGCGTTTCTCGAGACCCGGGAGGTTCAGATCCTCGGGTCCAACTCCATCAAGGGGTGAAAGAACCCCGTGGAGAACATGGTAGCGGCCCCGGTACTGGCCGGAATTCTCAAGAAAGTAAAGGTCACCGGGCCGTTCAACGACGCAGAGGATGCCCTCGATTCGGCCGGGATCGCGGCAGATCGAGCAGAGCTCTCCGTCCGCGAGGTTTCCGCAACGCGTGCAGAATCCGATCCGTTCCTTGACCTGCAGGAGTGCTTCGGCAAACCGGCGGACCTCCTCGGTGTCCATCTCGAGAATCGCAAACGCAAGTCTGCGAGCCGTTTTCTCGCCGATACCGGGCAAGGCGCGGAACCGGTCGATCAGCGCCCGGAGCGGCGGGAGACCTTCGTACATCTCACTCTCCTTGTCGATAGCAAGAATCTTGCCTTATTCGTCGTTCGGGAAGCGGCGGGGCGGGGAAAGAGGCGGCCGGCGGATCGATCAGGTGAAGAGACCGGGCAAAGGCATCCCGCCGGTGAGCTGGGCCATCTCATCCCGGACCATCTCGTCGACACGGCGCCGCGCCTCGTTCACGGCCGCCGCGACGAGATCCTCGAGCATCTCAACGTCTTCGCGATCAACCACTTCCGGATCGATCGACACCGAGACGATCTCGTGGGCGCCGCTCATGACCACGGTGACCATGCCGCCGCCGGCCGAGGCCTCGATCCGCCGTTCCGCCAGTTGCGCCTGCATCTCGGCCATTCGCGCCTGGACCTGCTGCGCCTGTTTCATGAGCTTGCCGAGGTTCTTCATTCCCCTGCCCTCCTGTCATCGCCGTCATCGGTAACTATTCTGCCATCGAACTCCTCGACGAGACGCCCGAGCATCGGCGATTCCCCGGAGAGATCGAGTCCCGGCTCCGCCGCCGCGCCTGGTCCCCCCGCCGCCGCCGGGCCGCCGGCGGCGGCCTCGCCCGCCTCGACGACGAGGGCCTTGCCGAAGAACCTCTCGAGGTGACTCTCGATGATGCGCTTGTTCTTCTCCTCGCGAATCATCTCCCGCGCGAAACGGTGCTGGGGACCGAACCCGAGACGAAGCCGGTTTCCCTCGACGCCGAGGACCTCGGCCGAGCCGAGCCAGATGCCGAGGGTGAGCTTGGCCTCGCGCACCTGTGCGAGAAACCGTTCCCATTCCTTCGGCCCGCCGAGCGGGCCGTCCGTGCCGGCGAGCGAAGCCGCGCCCGCGCGCGGCGGCGGCGCAGGCGTGTCCGCATCGCTCGGCGTGTCCGCATCGTCTGTTTCGGCCGTCTCCGCCTCGTCCGCGCGACCGGCGGATTCCGCCGCCGCCCGTTCCGCGTCCCGTTCGCCGCGGGACGCGGCCGGCCGCCCGGGGGCGTCCGCCCCGGCCGCGGTCCCCGTCGCGGCCGATCCGTTTCGTCCGGCGGCCCGCGGCGCGGCGCGCCGGGCCGGCTCCTTGCCGGCGGTCGCGCCGCCGCCGGTTTCGCCCCCGCCGACACGGTCGAGGCGGGCGATGAGATCGCCGAGCTCCACGGCCGATTCCCACGAGGCCGCCTCGGCGACGGCCGCCTCGATCAAATACCGCGGCTGAGACGCCCCCTTGAAATCGCGGAATGCACGGCTCGCCGAGCGGAAGAGGAAGAGGAGATCCTCGATGCGGAAAACCCCGCCGATCTCGGCGAGTTCCGCCGCCTCCGCGTCGGTGAGATCGAGCCACTCGACACGCTTCCCGCCCGAGGCGGCGAGGACCATGAGGTTGCGCAGCCCCTCGATCCAGGCGAGGAAGAACTCCTCGAGATCGAGCCCGCCCGCGACGACGCCGTCCACCGTGTCGAGCGCGCCCGCTTGGTCGTGCGCTGCGACTGCGCGGAGCAGGCGGAAGACGAGCGCCGAGTCGACGAGCCCGAGTATCCTCTTGACGAGCGGCAGGTCGATCTCGCCCTCCGACGCGGAGATGCACTGGTCCATGAGGCTCTCCGCGTCGCGGAGGCTTCCCTCTGCGCGGCGCGCGATCATGAGCAGCGCGTCCTCGGCGTAGGCGATCTTCTCGAGCCGGCAGATCTTCTCGAGCTGCCCGCGGATCTCGCCGAGCTCGAGCCGCTTGAAGTTGAACCGCTGGCACCGGGACAGGATCGTCGCCGGCACCTTGTGCGGCTCGGTCGTCGCGAAGACGAGGTAGACGTGCGGCGGGGGCTCCTCGAGGGTCTTCAGCAGGGCGTTGAACGCCTGCTGGGTGAGCATGTGGACCTCGTCGATGATGTAGATCTTGCTCTTCCCCTGCGACGGGGCGTACCCGATCTTCTCGCGCAGGTCGCGGATCTCGTCGATCCCCCGGTTCGACGCGCCGTCGATCTCGATGACGTCGAGGTGCCGCCCCGCGGCCACCGCCTCGCAGGACGGGCAGGCGTTGCAGGGCTCGTTCCCCGCGGGGTTCTCGCAGTTGATCACCTTGGAAAGAAGCCTGGCCGTCGTCGTCTTCCCGCAACCGCGGGGTCCGGCGAAGAGGTAGGCGTGCGCCAGCCGCCCCTTCTCGACGGCCTTCTCGAGCGTGCGGACGACGTGGTCCTGGCCCACGACGTCGGCGAAG
Coding sequences:
- the dnaX gene encoding DNA polymerase III subunit gamma/tau — its product is MSYLVLARKWRPQTFADVVGQDHVVRTLEKAVEKGRLAHAYLFAGPRGCGKTTTARLLSKVINCENPAGNEPCNACPSCEAVAAGRHLDVIEIDGASNRGIDEIRDLREKIGYAPSQGKSKIYIIDEVHMLTQQAFNALLKTLEEPPPHVYLVFATTEPHKVPATILSRCQRFNFKRLELGEIRGQLEKICRLEKIAYAEDALLMIARRAEGSLRDAESLMDQCISASEGEIDLPLVKRILGLVDSALVFRLLRAVAAHDQAGALDTVDGVVAGGLDLEEFFLAWIEGLRNLMVLAASGGKRVEWLDLTDAEAAELAEIGGVFRIEDLLFLFRSASRAFRDFKGASQPRYLIEAAVAEAASWESAVELGDLIARLDRVGGGETGGGATAGKEPARRAAPRAAGRNGSAATGTAAGADAPGRPAASRGERDAERAAAESAGRADEAETAETDDADTPSDADTPAPPPRAGAASLAGTDGPLGGPKEWERFLAQVREAKLTLGIWLGSAEVLGVEGNRLRLGFGPQHRFAREMIREEKNKRIIESHLERFFGKALVVEAGEAAAGGPAAAGGPGAAAEPGLDLSGESPMLGRLVEEFDGRIVTDDGDDRRAGE
- a CDS encoding YbaB/EbfC family nucleoid-associated protein → MKNLGKLMKQAQQVQARMAEMQAQLAERRIEASAGGGMVTVVMSGAHEIVSVSIDPEVVDREDVEMLEDLVAAAVNEARRRVDEMVRDEMAQLTGGMPLPGLFT
- the recR gene encoding recombination protein RecR, whose amino-acid sequence is MYEGLPPLRALIDRFRALPGIGEKTARRLAFAILEMDTEEVRRFAEALLQVKERIGFCTRCGNLADGELCSICRDPGRIEGILCVVERPGDLYFLENSGQYRGRYHVLHGVLSPLDGVGPEDLNLPGLEKRVRDEGISEVIVATNPNVEGDTTSLYISRMLDGTGVTVTRPARGLPLGSSLEFVDTGTITKALEGRERI